The genomic stretch TGCGGGCTATCTGCTCGGGACGGTGCTGATGCTTGTGGTGACGCTTTGGCTGTTGAATCGCCAATTGGATCGACTGCTGTTTTATGCGTTCTATGACCCAAATGGGGTGCGCAAGCGCTGGCTACCTCCGGCCGCGAAACCGAACATTCAACAGCAACGCCTTGGCTATCCCGTGCTCGATGCAGAGGAAGAAGAGCGATTTATCCAACGCCAGGAGGAAGAGAATAGGTGGTATCAGGGGATGACGCTTCCGTCACGCAAAAAAAAGCACAGCCGCAAGCAGGCAAAGGAGGACGAAAGCGGTAAATGAAAGATGAATTGTACTCCTTAACGGTCGATGCAGAATTGGCCGGGCGGCAGATCAAAGACGTGCTACAAAAACATTTGAAAATGTCGCGCAAGGTCATTCGCAAGCTGACGCAAGGGCAGGGGGTGCTTCTCAATGGAGAACCGACTTGGACTTCTTGGCGTTTGGCGGAAGGTGATCAACTGCGCCTGCTCATCCCGGCGGAAGAGTCGGTCGATATTTTACCGGAGCCGATTCCTTTTCAGCAGGTGTACGAGGATGAGGATGTGCTGGTCGTGGAAAAACGAGCCGGCTTGATCGTGCATCCCACCTCAGGTCACTGGACGGGCACGCTGGCGAACGGAGTTGTGTATGATTGGCAACAACGGGGCATCGTTGCCCGCTTTCGCCCTGTGCATCGCATCGACCAGTGGACGTCCGGATTGTTGGTGATTGCGAAAAATCATCATGCGCATCAGTTTTTGAGTCGTCAGTTGATGGCACGCACGATCGACCGGGCCTATGAAGCGATCGTCCACGGTGTTTTGGCGCAGGATGACGGATTGATCGTGGGGCCGATCGGACGCAGCGACGATGATTTTCGAGTGCGCGTGGTTCGTGACGACGGACAGGAGGCGAGCACCGAGTATCGCGTGACGGAGCGGTTTGCTTTCGGAACGCAGATCGAGCTCAAGTTGCATTCTGGCCGCACACATCAGATTCGTGTGCATATGAAACATATTGGACACCCGTTGTTTGGAGATGCGATGTACGGCACGACAGACGATGCGGATTGGATCGAGCGACAGGCGCTCCATGCCAAGCGACTCGGATTTGTACATCCGCGCACTGGGGAGAAAATGTTGTTTGAGTCGCCATTGCCGGAAGAGATGAACGCCTTGGCGCAGAAGCTGCGCCGATCGGATGAGGGAAGGAGTGACACGCGTGTCTGAGATGGAAAAACAGTTTGTGTTGGAGTGCTGTTCGAGCAATGCGTTTTTGGACGATATCCAGACGATCGATTGG from Tumebacillus algifaecis encodes the following:
- a CDS encoding RluA family pseudouridine synthase, whose translation is MKDELYSLTVDAELAGRQIKDVLQKHLKMSRKVIRKLTQGQGVLLNGEPTWTSWRLAEGDQLRLLIPAEESVDILPEPIPFQQVYEDEDVLVVEKRAGLIVHPTSGHWTGTLANGVVYDWQQRGIVARFRPVHRIDQWTSGLLVIAKNHHAHQFLSRQLMARTIDRAYEAIVHGVLAQDDGLIVGPIGRSDDDFRVRVVRDDGQEASTEYRVTERFAFGTQIELKLHSGRTHQIRVHMKHIGHPLFGDAMYGTTDDADWIERQALHAKRLGFVHPRTGEKMLFESPLPEEMNALAQKLRRSDEGRSDTRV